Proteins encoded by one window of Massilia sp. NR 4-1:
- a CDS encoding putative Na+/H+ antiporter, producing MAPTSIQIIGAALFAIAVLHTFSTKLFERLAHAHPAHAGIWHLLGEVEVVFGFWALVLVLCIFALDGAPAATAYLDSRNYTEPLFVFTIMVIAATRPVLVATRAGVRLLAGAVRLPGSMGFYFTVLAVVPLLGSFITEPAAMTLGAMILSHSVFARGLSERLKYATLGVLFVNVSIGGTLTPFAAPPVLMVAGKWQWDMAFMLSHIGWKAALAVAVNAMAATLLFAGELSAHRPASEAEEARVPWPLTLVHLGFLAGVVVFSHHPAVFLGLFLFFLGVAHAYGRYQDRLILREGLMVAFFLAGLVVLGGQQQWWLERVLMSMSSSAVYYGATALTAVTDNAALTYLGSLVEGLSDDFKYALVTGAVTGGGLTVIANAPNPAGMAILKGHFELGTVNAAYLFLAALGPTIVAILAFRLL from the coding sequence GTGGCACCGACCAGCATCCAAATCATTGGCGCAGCCTTGTTCGCCATCGCCGTCCTGCATACCTTTTCCACCAAGCTGTTCGAGCGCCTGGCCCATGCCCATCCGGCCCACGCCGGCATCTGGCATTTGCTGGGCGAGGTCGAAGTCGTGTTCGGCTTCTGGGCGCTGGTGCTGGTGCTGTGCATCTTCGCGCTGGATGGCGCGCCCGCCGCCACCGCCTATCTGGACAGCCGCAACTACACCGAGCCGCTGTTCGTCTTCACCATCATGGTGATCGCCGCCACCCGCCCGGTGCTGGTGGCGACCCGGGCCGGCGTGCGCCTGCTGGCCGGAGCGGTGCGCCTGCCGGGCAGCATGGGCTTCTACTTCACCGTGCTGGCCGTGGTGCCCCTGCTCGGTTCCTTCATCACGGAACCGGCCGCCATGACCCTGGGCGCCATGATCCTGTCGCACAGCGTGTTTGCGCGCGGCCTGTCCGAGCGCCTGAAATACGCCACGCTCGGCGTGCTGTTCGTCAACGTCTCGATCGGCGGCACCCTGACCCCGTTCGCCGCGCCGCCGGTGCTGATGGTGGCCGGGAAATGGCAGTGGGATATGGCCTTCATGCTTAGCCACATCGGCTGGAAGGCGGCGCTGGCCGTGGCCGTCAACGCCATGGCCGCGACCTTGCTGTTCGCCGGCGAGCTGTCAGCCCACCGCCCGGCCAGCGAGGCGGAGGAAGCGCGCGTGCCCTGGCCTTTGACCTTGGTCCATCTGGGTTTCCTGGCGGGAGTGGTGGTGTTTTCCCACCATCCCGCCGTCTTCCTCGGCCTCTTCCTGTTCTTCCTGGGCGTGGCCCATGCCTATGGGCGCTACCAGGATCGCCTGATCTTGCGGGAGGGCTTGATGGTGGCCTTCTTCCTGGCCGGCCTGGTGGTGCTGGGCGGCCAGCAGCAATGGTGGCTGGAGCGCGTGCTGATGAGCATGAGCAGTTCGGCCGTCTACTATGGCGCCACCGCGCTGACCGCCGTCACCGACAATGCGGCCCTGACGTATCTGGGCTCGCTGGTGGAAGGCTTGAGCGACGACTTCAAGTACGCGCTGGTGACCGGCGCCGTCACCGGCGGCGGCCTGACGGTGATCGCCAACGCGCCGAATCCGGCCGGCATGGCCATCCTCAAAGGCCATTTCGAGCTGGGCACGGTGAACGCCGCCTACCTGTTCCTGGCGGCCCTGGGACCGACCATCGTCGCCATCCTGGCTTTTCGCCTGCTCTAG
- the fdxA gene encoding ferredoxin FdxA, producing the protein MTHVVTESCIACRYTDCVDVCPVDCFREGPNFLAIDPDECIDCAVCVAECPVNAIFAEEDVPSDQQQFIKINSDLSRNWPSITKTKPALPEAEQFKDVQEKAHLLVR; encoded by the coding sequence ATGACTCACGTTGTCACCGAATCTTGCATCGCCTGCCGCTACACGGACTGCGTCGATGTGTGCCCGGTCGATTGTTTCCGCGAAGGCCCGAATTTCCTAGCCATTGACCCCGACGAGTGCATCGATTGCGCCGTGTGCGTGGCCGAATGCCCGGTCAACGCCATTTTCGCTGAAGAAGACGTGCCGTCCGATCAGCAGCAATTCATCAAAATCAATAGCGATCTCTCGCGCAACTGGCCTTCCATCACGAAGACCAAGCCAGCCCTGCCTGAAGCCGAGCAGTTCAAGGACGTCCAGGAAAAAGCCCACCTGCTGGTGCGCTAA
- a CDS encoding NAD(P)/FAD-dependent oxidoreductase: MNSVSATTPGSVIEADAVIIGAGPVGLFQVFELGLLEIKAHVIDSLAAVGGQCVELYPDKPIYDIPAVPSCTGQELTDNLLKQIAPFDPTFHLGQEVTVVERREDGRFNVETNIGTKFITKTIFIAAGVGSFQARTLKVDGIEAFENKQLFYRVKEPALFEGKNLVICGGGDSALDWALNFVGKAESVVLLHRREDFRAAPASVAKMKALCEEYEMQLIIGQVTGHESKDGLLTEIKVTGADGVTRRVPLDMLLVFYGLSPKLGPIAEWGLDIERKQLKVMNTEKFETNVPGIFAVGDINTYPGKKKLILSGFHEAALAAFGAAPYIFPDKKIHMQYTTTSPKLHKVLGVETPVFD, translated from the coding sequence ATGAATAGCGTATCTGCCACCACCCCAGGAAGCGTCATTGAAGCTGACGCCGTCATCATCGGTGCAGGCCCAGTTGGCCTGTTCCAGGTATTCGAACTCGGCCTGCTGGAAATCAAGGCCCATGTGATCGATTCCCTGGCGGCGGTTGGCGGCCAGTGCGTGGAGCTGTATCCGGACAAGCCTATCTACGACATTCCCGCCGTTCCTTCCTGCACCGGCCAGGAACTGACCGACAATCTGCTCAAGCAGATCGCCCCGTTCGACCCGACCTTCCACCTGGGTCAGGAAGTGACCGTGGTCGAGCGCCGCGAAGACGGCCGCTTCAACGTCGAAACCAATATCGGCACCAAGTTCATCACCAAGACCATCTTCATCGCCGCCGGCGTGGGCTCCTTCCAGGCGCGCACCCTGAAAGTGGACGGCATCGAAGCGTTCGAGAACAAGCAGCTGTTCTACCGCGTCAAGGAACCGGCCCTGTTCGAAGGCAAGAACCTGGTGATCTGCGGCGGCGGCGACTCCGCCCTGGACTGGGCCCTGAACTTCGTGGGCAAGGCCGAATCGGTGGTGCTGCTGCACCGCCGCGAAGACTTCCGCGCCGCGCCGGCTTCCGTCGCCAAGATGAAGGCCCTGTGCGAAGAGTATGAAATGCAGCTGATCATCGGCCAGGTGACCGGCCATGAAAGCAAGGATGGCCTGCTGACCGAAATCAAGGTCACCGGTGCCGACGGCGTGACCCGCCGCGTGCCGCTGGACATGCTGCTGGTGTTCTACGGCCTGTCGCCGAAGCTGGGTCCGATCGCCGAATGGGGCCTGGACATCGAGCGCAAGCAGCTCAAGGTGATGAATACCGAGAAGTTCGAGACCAATGTACCGGGCATCTTCGCCGTGGGCGACATCAACACCTACCCAGGCAAGAAGAAGCTGATCCTGTCGGGCTTCCACGAAGCGGCCCTGGCGGCCTTCGGCGCGGCGCCTTATATTTTCCCGGACAAGAAGATCCACATGCAGTACACCACCACCTCGCCGAAGCTGCACAAGGTGCTCGGCGTGGAAACGCCAGTGTTCGACTGA
- a CDS encoding polyhydroxyalkanoate depolymerase, whose product MLYQLHEMQRSFLNPLMQWAEASSKLFSNPVSPLAHTPFSQRIAAGYELMYRLGKDYEKPAFGLDYTPVKGKSKDARIIEDVALQKPFCRLIHFRKDLSEKELRALKQPTVLLVAPLSGHHSTLLRDTVRGLLVEHDVYITDWTDARMVPVSEGPFHLDDYIFYVQEFIRLLGPDVHVISVCQPTVPVLAAISLMASAKDPKLPKTMTMMGGPIDPRKSPTQVNNLATEKKFSWFENTVIYPVPPNYPGFGRKVYPGFLQHAGFIAMNPGRHAQSHREFYMHLVTGDDEPADSHRKFYDEYNAVLDMPAEYYLDTIKTVFQDFSLPQGTWKVGGQLVRPQDITTVALFTVEGELDDISGAGQTQAAHELCSGIPADMQQDFVAPGAGHYGIFSGRRWREVVCPKIGEFIRKHG is encoded by the coding sequence ATGCTTTACCAACTGCACGAAATGCAACGCTCCTTCCTCAACCCGCTGATGCAGTGGGCGGAAGCGTCGTCCAAACTCTTTAGCAACCCGGTGTCGCCCCTTGCCCACACGCCGTTTTCGCAGCGTATCGCGGCCGGCTACGAGCTGATGTACCGCCTCGGCAAGGACTATGAAAAACCGGCTTTCGGCCTCGACTACACGCCGGTCAAGGGCAAGAGCAAGGATGCCCGCATCATCGAAGATGTTGCGCTGCAAAAGCCATTTTGCCGCCTGATCCATTTTCGCAAGGATTTGAGCGAAAAGGAATTGCGCGCCCTGAAGCAGCCCACCGTGCTGCTGGTCGCCCCGCTCTCCGGCCACCATTCGACCCTGCTGCGCGACACCGTGCGCGGCCTGCTGGTCGAACACGACGTCTACATCACCGACTGGACCGATGCGCGCATGGTGCCCGTGTCGGAAGGCCCCTTCCACCTGGACGACTACATCTTCTACGTGCAGGAATTCATCCGCCTGCTCGGGCCGGACGTCCACGTGATCTCGGTGTGCCAGCCGACGGTGCCGGTGCTAGCCGCCATCTCGCTGATGGCCTCGGCGAAAGACCCCAAGCTGCCCAAGACCATGACCATGATGGGCGGCCCGATCGACCCGCGCAAATCGCCGACCCAGGTGAACAATCTGGCGACCGAGAAGAAATTCTCCTGGTTCGAGAACACCGTGATCTATCCGGTGCCGCCGAATTACCCCGGTTTTGGCCGCAAAGTCTATCCCGGCTTCCTGCAGCACGCCGGCTTCATCGCCATGAATCCGGGCCGCCACGCGCAAAGCCACCGCGAGTTCTATATGCACCTGGTGACGGGCGACGACGAACCGGCCGACAGCCACCGCAAATTCTATGACGAGTACAACGCCGTGCTCGACATGCCGGCCGAATACTATCTGGACACCATCAAGACCGTGTTCCAGGACTTCAGCCTGCCGCAAGGCACGTGGAAGGTCGGCGGCCAGCTGGTGCGGCCGCAGGACATCACCACGGTGGCCCTGTTCACCGTCGAAGGCGAGCTCGATGACATTTCCGGCGCCGGCCAGACCCAGGCCGCGCATGAGCTGTGCAGCGGCATCCCGGCCGATATGCAGCAAGACTTCGTGGCCCCGGGCGCCGGCCACTACGGCATCTTCTCCGGCCGCCGCTGGCGCGAAGTGGTCTGCCCCAAGATCGGCGAGTTCATCCGGAAGCACGGCTAA
- a CDS encoding DOPA 4,5-dioxygenase family protein has product MNEDQEWADVLSPQRRNWLRRGGLAVAAGTIAPLSLAQTAPPKKPEPGKSPWGYETFKAPTPRPPSVRPGEQALPAKPRAYTDIESYHAHIYFDEDSYQKAALIRKWAAERFSVELGDWNLEPRGPHVTPSFYFGFTNDLLPVIVPWLQLNSLGLTILIHPNTDDPRADHLYYALWVNRSQPVNGYSIQKPGPDEPRVEQIYPNTRPTVKIERA; this is encoded by the coding sequence ATGAACGAGGATCAGGAGTGGGCGGACGTGCTGTCGCCGCAGCGGCGCAATTGGCTGCGGCGCGGCGGGCTGGCGGTGGCGGCGGGGACCATTGCGCCCTTGTCGCTGGCGCAGACGGCTCCGCCCAAGAAGCCGGAGCCGGGCAAGAGCCCCTGGGGCTATGAGACCTTCAAGGCGCCGACGCCGCGTCCGCCCAGCGTGCGGCCGGGAGAACAGGCGCTGCCCGCCAAGCCGCGCGCTTATACGGATATCGAGAGCTACCACGCCCATATTTATTTTGATGAGGACAGCTATCAGAAGGCGGCCTTGATCCGCAAGTGGGCGGCGGAGCGCTTTTCGGTGGAGCTGGGGGATTGGAACCTGGAGCCGCGCGGCCCGCACGTGACGCCATCGTTCTATTTCGGCTTCACCAACGATCTGCTGCCGGTGATCGTGCCTTGGCTGCAGTTGAACAGCCTGGGCCTGACCATCCTGATCCACCCGAATACGGACGATCCGCGCGCCGACCATCTGTATTACGCGCTCTGGGTCAACCGCTCGCAGCCTGTGAACGGCTACAGCATCCAGAAGCCGGGGCCGGACGAGCCGCGCGTGGAGCAGATTTATCCGAATACGCGGCCGACGGTGAAAATCGAGCGCGCATGA
- a CDS encoding TonB-dependent siderophore receptor: MPVPQHRFGLPRRTILALLLMQPMLAMAQTEDAQTVLVTGARASGRTVDNSAAPVDIISAQQLQASGKLNLLEALDTALPSFNLPARVQPDLGSIVRAGQLRNLDPSHTLILVNGKRRHSTAIVNEDGFPGSVAPDLALIPTGAIARVEVLRDGASAIYGSDAIAGVINIILKSDDSGSVSGQTGRSYKGEGSNSYARIDGGSRLNGQGFLHASAEFNHQSPAVRNFALNPGYLSYPAVRNSDGQLVRLGPNNSLPAGASPNPAEAKRNGNPWRNLGLPESSTATFGVNAGYDVSDSVQLYGFGTYARRDAGSAQNFRLPNTIFNNNKGLLAVYPDGFTPFETTREQDFALTGGVKGQGAGWSWDLSASYGKDDIDVGVEHSANYSLTYPGAQTDFYIGNQRYSRWVLNADARRPLALPGLAQPAELSVGLEYSREQQQRSAGEPASYLGGGSSALSGYLPVDASDTARRSHAAYAGLSVQPLAALLIDAAARAERYSDFGNKLSGRLSTRYEIAPAWALRATVSNGFHAPSLVTQSYSNTSDHAGVPYLLARPTSAAARALGAQALKPEQARSLTAGLVFSPASGPRLALDVYQIDVDNRLGVSSEIGIDRSSGIALDGNGTPLSAQQAATIESLLRGAGLTPGNGLVAHYFANVGDTRTRGLDFTAEDSLKFAGGRLRWTAALNLNKTTLTGIAPVPAVLQGLPNIDTLNKSAQYELLYRAPHDKEILTLAYDQGPWKVQFKETRYGRLKRLNSNSGGDYHIPAAFVTDASVGYDITRQLNLTVGANNLFNRKPSQLPLDARSTANLAQYSGAVDNSGPLGVVGGTWYARATLRF, encoded by the coding sequence ATGCCAGTACCGCAGCACCGTTTCGGTCTTCCCCGCCGCACCATCCTCGCCCTCCTGCTGATGCAGCCCATGCTGGCGATGGCGCAGACGGAAGATGCGCAAACCGTGCTGGTAACGGGCGCGCGCGCCAGCGGCCGCACCGTCGACAACAGCGCCGCACCGGTCGACATCATCAGCGCCCAGCAACTGCAGGCCAGCGGCAAACTGAATCTGCTGGAAGCGCTGGATACGGCACTGCCGTCGTTCAATCTGCCGGCCCGCGTGCAGCCCGACCTGGGCAGCATCGTGCGCGCCGGACAGCTGCGCAACCTCGATCCCTCGCATACGCTGATCCTGGTGAACGGCAAGCGCCGCCACAGCACCGCCATCGTCAATGAGGATGGCTTCCCCGGTTCGGTGGCGCCCGATCTGGCGCTGATTCCCACCGGCGCGATTGCGCGCGTGGAAGTGCTGCGTGACGGCGCATCGGCCATCTATGGATCGGATGCGATCGCGGGCGTCATCAACATCATTCTCAAGAGCGACGACAGCGGCAGCGTCTCGGGCCAGACGGGCCGCAGCTACAAGGGCGAAGGCAGCAACAGCTATGCACGCATCGATGGCGGCAGCCGTTTGAATGGACAGGGCTTCCTGCATGCGAGCGCCGAGTTCAATCACCAGAGCCCGGCCGTGCGCAACTTCGCGCTGAATCCCGGCTATTTGTCCTATCCCGCCGTGCGCAATAGCGATGGACAGCTAGTGAGGCTGGGGCCGAACAACTCCCTGCCTGCGGGCGCTTCGCCCAATCCGGCGGAGGCTAAACGCAACGGCAATCCATGGCGCAATCTGGGGCTGCCTGAAAGCAGCACCGCCACCTTCGGCGTGAACGCGGGCTATGATGTGAGCGACAGCGTGCAGCTGTATGGCTTTGGCACCTATGCGCGGCGCGACGCCGGCTCGGCGCAGAATTTCCGCTTGCCGAATACCATCTTCAACAATAACAAGGGACTGCTGGCCGTTTATCCCGATGGCTTCACGCCGTTCGAAACCACGCGCGAGCAGGACTTCGCCTTGACCGGCGGCGTGAAAGGGCAGGGCGCGGGCTGGAGCTGGGACCTGAGCGCCAGTTACGGCAAGGACGATATCGATGTGGGCGTGGAGCATTCGGCCAACTACTCGCTGACTTATCCAGGCGCGCAAACCGATTTCTACATCGGCAATCAGCGCTACAGCCGCTGGGTGCTGAATGCCGATGCGCGCCGTCCGCTGGCGCTGCCCGGATTGGCGCAGCCGGCGGAACTCAGTGTCGGACTCGAATATTCGCGCGAACAGCAGCAGCGCTCCGCAGGCGAACCGGCTTCCTATTTGGGCGGCGGTTCCTCGGCGCTGTCGGGCTATCTGCCGGTGGATGCCAGCGACACCGCGCGCCGCAGCCACGCCGCGTATGCGGGACTGAGCGTGCAGCCGCTGGCCGCGCTGCTGATCGACGCCGCCGCGCGCGCCGAACGCTATTCCGACTTCGGCAACAAGCTCTCCGGCCGCCTCTCCACGCGCTACGAAATTGCGCCGGCGTGGGCGTTGCGCGCCACCGTCAGCAATGGCTTCCACGCTCCGAGCCTGGTGACGCAGTCCTATTCGAACACTTCCGACCATGCGGGCGTGCCTTATCTGCTGGCCCGGCCGACGTCGGCGGCGGCGCGCGCGCTCGGTGCGCAGGCGCTCAAGCCGGAGCAGGCGCGCAGCCTCACCGCCGGACTTGTCTTCAGCCCCGCCAGCGGCCCAAGGCTGGCGCTGGATGTGTACCAGATCGACGTCGACAACCGCCTCGGCGTCTCATCCGAAATCGGTATCGACCGCAGCTCGGGCATCGCGCTGGACGGCAACGGCACACCGCTGAGCGCACAGCAGGCCGCCACCATCGAAAGCCTGTTGCGCGGCGCCGGCCTCACGCCGGGCAACGGCCTGGTCGCGCACTACTTCGCCAATGTCGGCGACACCCGCACCCGCGGCCTCGACTTCACCGCCGAAGATAGCCTCAAGTTCGCCGGCGGCAGGCTGCGCTGGACCGCCGCGCTGAATCTGAACAAGACCACGCTGACCGGTATCGCCCCCGTTCCCGCCGTCCTGCAAGGCCTGCCCAATATCGACACCCTGAATAAATCGGCCCAGTACGAGCTGCTGTACCGCGCCCCGCACGACAAGGAAATCCTGACGCTGGCCTACGACCAGGGTCCATGGAAAGTGCAGTTCAAGGAAACCCGCTACGGCCGCCTGAAACGCCTGAACAGCAATAGCGGCGGCGACTACCATATCCCTGCCGCCTTCGTCACCGATGCCAGCGTCGGCTACGACATCACGCGCCAGCTGAACCTGACCGTCGGCGCCAACAACCTGTTCAACCGCAAACCGAGCCAGCTCCCGCTGGATGCCCGCAGCACCGCCAACCTCGCCCAATACAGCGGCGCGGTCGACAACAGCGGTCCCCTCGGCGTCGTCGGCGGTACCTGGTATGCCCGCGCCACGCTGCGCTTCTGA
- a CDS encoding alpha/beta hydrolase, producing MALRRIILAGLGLSVFAAAAVLAAGELLSAAAPHAIGEAPRDLAARTVQLRVNADATVAGWYAPGQAGHGAVLLLHGVRADRRAMLDRARFLKRAGFAVLLIDLPSHGESSGERITFGWREAEGVKAALAFLRQELPGEKVGVIGVSLGAASLVLARDLKAPDAAVLESMYPAIEDAVGDRLALYLGQPARHLSPLLLWQLPLRTGIGLEQLRPEAVLPALKTPVLIASGSADTRTPWHETLRLYAAAGQPKQLWMVQGADHVDLHAYAPSAYEAMVLAFLRRHLHGDATPRQAAR from the coding sequence ATGGCGTTACGGCGAATCATCCTGGCTGGCCTGGGCCTCTCCGTGTTCGCGGCGGCGGCAGTGCTGGCGGCCGGCGAGCTGCTAAGCGCTGCGGCGCCGCATGCGATAGGCGAGGCGCCGCGCGACCTCGCTGCGCGCACGGTGCAGTTGCGCGTGAACGCGGATGCCACCGTGGCCGGCTGGTATGCGCCGGGCCAGGCGGGCCATGGCGCCGTTCTTCTGCTGCATGGCGTACGCGCCGACCGGCGCGCCATGCTCGATCGTGCCCGCTTTTTGAAACGGGCCGGCTTTGCCGTCCTGCTGATCGACCTGCCCTCGCACGGCGAAAGCAGTGGCGAACGCATTACCTTCGGCTGGCGCGAAGCGGAGGGCGTGAAGGCCGCGCTGGCCTTCCTGCGCCAAGAACTGCCCGGCGAAAAGGTCGGTGTCATCGGCGTGTCGCTCGGTGCTGCCTCGCTGGTGCTGGCGCGCGATCTCAAGGCGCCGGATGCGGCGGTGCTGGAATCCATGTATCCCGCCATCGAAGATGCCGTGGGCGATCGTCTGGCCCTTTATCTGGGGCAGCCGGCGCGCCATCTCTCGCCGCTGCTGCTGTGGCAGCTGCCGCTGCGCACCGGCATCGGCCTTGAACAGCTGCGGCCGGAAGCCGTTCTGCCTGCGTTGAAGACGCCGGTGCTGATCGCTTCCGGCAGTGCCGATACCCGCACGCCTTGGCATGAAACCTTGCGCCTGTATGCGGCGGCCGGGCAGCCCAAGCAGCTATGGATGGTGCAGGGCGCCGACCATGTGGATTTGCACGCCTACGCGCCAAGCGCTTACGAAGCGATGGTGCTGGCTTTTCTGCGGCGTCATCTGCATGGCGATGCGACGCCGCGCCAGGCTGCGCGCTGA
- a CDS encoding ABC transporter substrate-binding protein, with protein MPERVRPLALMLWLLLPCASVFAEPAASVRFAAEDWPPFITPTLPGHGLSGTLVSAVYEKLGRSAQVEYFPWKRTMEFGLHHPRYAGFMAVWRTPEREKLCHFSAPIGNTQTVLVFLKEAPLQASSLAELTGMRIGTVAGYSNGEQFDGMARQGLLRVEEGVNDEINLRKLLSKRFPAIVVEKHVLRHLLYNSGRFTKAERERITFSEQAFKERPVHICFKRTAEGLAQQKAYNDAAREIDLAKFEREYWRRIGMDGNQAVEN; from the coding sequence ATGCCCGAACGAGTAAGGCCGCTTGCATTGATGCTATGGCTGCTGCTGCCCTGTGCCTCCGTGTTCGCGGAGCCGGCGGCCAGCGTGCGCTTTGCCGCCGAAGACTGGCCACCGTTCATCACGCCGACGCTGCCGGGCCATGGCCTGTCCGGCACCCTGGTCAGCGCCGTCTACGAAAAGCTCGGGCGAAGCGCCCAGGTCGAATACTTCCCTTGGAAGCGCACCATGGAATTCGGCCTGCACCATCCGCGCTATGCCGGCTTCATGGCCGTGTGGCGCACGCCGGAGCGCGAAAAGCTGTGCCACTTCTCCGCGCCCATCGGCAATACGCAGACGGTGCTGGTCTTCCTCAAAGAAGCGCCGCTGCAGGCCAGCAGCCTGGCCGAGCTGACCGGCATGCGCATCGGTACCGTGGCCGGCTATTCGAATGGTGAACAGTTCGACGGCATGGCGCGGCAAGGCCTGCTGCGCGTGGAAGAGGGCGTGAACGACGAGATCAATCTGCGCAAGCTGCTGTCCAAACGCTTTCCCGCCATCGTGGTGGAGAAGCATGTGCTGCGCCATCTTCTGTACAACAGCGGCCGCTTCACCAAGGCCGAACGCGAGCGCATTACCTTTTCGGAGCAAGCCTTCAAGGAACGCCCCGTGCACATCTGCTTCAAGCGCACGGCCGAAGGGCTGGCGCAGCAGAAGGCCTATAATGACGCCGCGCGCGAGATCGATCTCGCAAAATTCGAGCGCGAATACTGGCGCCGCATCGGCATGGACGGCAATCAAGCGGTGGAGAATTAG